The nucleotide window atgcgtttttgtttgaattgattgaTCGGGTTTTGTGTTGTAGATGGCACTCAGCTGGTACTATTGATGTGAAGACGAATTTTGGGGCAATTAGGCATCCTGCTGAGCTGGCTCACGGCGCAAACAAAGGCCTTGATATTGCCATCAGACTTCTGGCGCCGATAAAGGAGCAGTTTCCAATCCTCAGCTATGCTGACTTCTATCAGGTACTCATACTTTTATTCGTGATCTTCAGGTATGGACAGAACTGGGGAACTTGATCCTCCTCCCTCGTTCCTCCTTCCTACTtgatttgaaaagaaaaaaaaatcataaattttgataaaattacaattacacccttatagaaatatatataagggtgtaattgtaatattataattttttacatatatatatatatatatatatatatatatatatatatatatatatatatatatatatatatatatatactcatcttcaaattttaatgCTCCACCTAAGGATAACAATGAATCAGTCGAGCTAGGCCTATGGCTTGCATAATCACAAGGTTTTAGATCGGGCCAATTTGAAAAGTACTTAAGATTCATGATATATAAGATCGGATCAAGCCTTAAATAGGTTGGTCtgtaaattttcataaaaagtaaacttttatataatattaattaattattatatggaTTGAACTGGCCCATGGGCTGCTACAGTACAAGCCCGGCTATATTTCCATGCTTCGAGCCGGGTTGTTTACCTCCGCCAATTTTATTACCcttacttttatattatttattttggccGAAGCGCTAATTCCCAGCCAAagttcattattttctttaaacgGATGGACATTTTCTCACATGGGGAAGCCGGTGCTTCTCACCAATTTACTATTTTTTCCACGGCTTCGTCAATCTTCCTCCATTTCTATTTCATATTGCTATTGTGAAGTTATCGATAGCGTGATTGATTTCTtagtatatttaatttaaactgtGATCAGTTGGCCGGTGTTGTTGCTGTTGAGGTCACCGGTGGGCCTGATATCCCCTTCCACCCCGGAAGAGAGGTAAGccatttatgttattattagtACTATTTTTTCCagttgttttgatattttatttatttgtttattttaatttaatcatgtTTCTCTGTGACACTTTCTGTTTGAGAGTGATTCGTTGTGCTTATTCTTCGCACTTTCTTCATCTTAGGACAAACCTGAGCCACCTCTAGAAGGACGTCTTCCTGATGCCACCATGAGTAAGTAATTTTAACAATAGTTTATTAAATCTAAGTTTCAGCTGTTTGATATTTGTTTAGTTGAGTCTCTCAATTTTGATTTACGGCAGGCTCTGATCAATTGAGGTATGTCTTTGGCGCCATGAGCCTCAGTGACCGGGATATTGTTGCCCTCTCTGGTGGCCACACCCTGGTTAGCGTTGATCTCTGAAGCTAGCTTGTATCTGTGTATTTGAAATGTCTTTCACAATTAAATTTAGGGATATGGTATCATCTAGTTGGTTGATTTTGATAAAACATTTTACTGAAATCTtctttttactttgaaaatcttTACAGGGAAGGTATCACAGGGAGAGGTCTGGATTGGAGGGACCTTCTACTGATAACCCTCTATGCTTTGATAACTCCTACTTCAAGTAAGTCTAGTTCTATTGTGGCGCAACAAGCAGTTATTATAggtagaaaatataattttaattatgtgaAATTTTTGGTCAGGGAAATCGTGGGTGGACAGAAGGAAGGGCTTCTCCAGTTGCCTTCATACGAGGCTCTTCTGACAGACCCTGTTTTCCTTCTGTTTGAAAAATATGCTGCGGTGAGCATTTGTTGTTACCGTTTTACAATCTCGAATTGATGAGACAAATATTGCAGATATCATTAAACAAAGATTGCTATCAATTTAATCCAAGTTCCTTCTTTCTACCTTCAGGATGAGGATGCATTCTTTGCTGATTATGCAGAGGCTCATCTTAAGCTCTCTGAGCTCGGGtgactatcattttcaaaattccaatgattttgctttgtttgattatttCGCTGCACGGGTTAATAATGATTGTATATTTTCAATGCATTTGCCAGATTTGCCGACGCTTAAGCTATGCATAAATATGGGGATGATGCCGCCGAAACCTGATCGTGGCTTTTATGTTTTAATGCTTTTTATTTATCTGAAGGTAGATTTTAACGAATGTTGgttgaaggtttttttttggtaattaatgtTGGTGGTTGTGCTTAGCTATATTATGTTGGAACATCGGTGCACTCATCCTTCACAAGTATTGcttaatgatataaatttctttttttctttttttttttaagtaataatttaaatttcttccTTGCTGCCCAACACACTACACATAACTACAATATCAAACCCTGAGCTTGCACACAAGTTTGACAATAAGCCAGATGTAAATTTGAATGTAAGCAATTGCCATTAGCAGTGAACCTTAATTCTATAATCTTTTGCAGATAACGTAATAAGTAACCATGGGACGGTCGGCTATACACCATATGCCCCCAGATaaccaaaaaaagagaaaaaaccttCCACAGTTCTGCacaaaaaaactacatttaCATGTGGAGTCTCGGTCCTTGACACTTCAGGAAAGTATTAGGCTTGACAAAAACGACCCTTCACATGGaaaccaaccaaccaaccagTCCAACTTTTTCTTGTAAGTAACCAACCAGTCCTACTTTTTTTGGTTAAGTAACCAACCAgtcattttttttggtaattaaccAACCAGTCATATTAAATAGAATCGGCCATTAAACTTAATATGGGGAGTCCTTTAACGTCACGTAACCAGTTGAAAAAATCACTCGTGTTGTTTATGATATGCCTTACGTTCAAGGACAAAATCTTGCCTTGACCACCTGTTAGATTCATTCTTAACCATCCACTTGTATGCTCCTTCTCTAGTGGCcctcactttatccatgatgaTCACAAAATTTGCCCTATTTAGCATACTCACTTCCTAAAACATATTCCTTGCATATATGCTTGAAAAGTCCCtcctaaaatttgtataaatccTAGCACAGTACTAAAAATGCATTAAGCAAGGGTAGCTCTAACCCATTTATAAGACCTTTTTATATATCACTCATGAATAGGGATCTTTACAATCGATTAATCAAACTATGATATATTTTtcactaaatcaaattttaacatTTCGTGTATTGTCGTGTATACTAGccttaatatgttaaaattacaTGCATAAAATTCTACTTAGCATTGCATTAAGCCATTGTTATTTTCAGTtctagaatttaaaaaaataaaaaaagggcacacaaaatttatttaaaatgcaGTTGGTTCATCATGCatgaagaataaataaattgttggTTCTTGCCTTTTCCTCTCCACCATattatccttttattaattacgATCTTTCATAAATGATATAATAGTTTTATCGAGGATCTACCTTTTTGATcgacaacaaaaataaaagttgaaagttgtaggaaaataaaaaatgaagctggtggtagttaaataaaaaatgaaagttttaaaaatcctTCATAATTGTTGTTgtgttaaataaatttatactaaataaatttaaaataaataaatttaatttagaaagcCTAGTAAGCCAAGtgagtttaattaaaaataaaattaacttaatgatGTGAATAATCCTCGTTACGTTATAATGTTGTATGATTAACAATGGATTAGTGTCAAGTCTTCTTCCTCCGAGTCACTGGACTTAGGGCTGTCAAAGTAAATCCAAACTTGAGTCACGCAATACGATATTTTCTAACTTATCGGTTGGAGAAATGACTGGTTAGTACTAATCAACTTGACTTTCTTCTCCAATAATTCCCCAAGTCTCCTCTATTTGTCGATAATACAAATGTAcggtaaaattaatttagaaattataatctTCCTAATTCTATGCTGATAAACCTTACGTCTGCTGTCTGCTTTGAAAATTCAAGAAACGAAAACTTTTCACACGACAAGGTCTTCAACTATTTGAAAACACGTTATGTTACaatcattaaataaatgaatatactGAAACCACCTTTAGGTACAAAATAATTATGGCCAACAGACTTATTCCGACCAaagatttagtttaaattaaaaactcacgtgcgttaatttttaaaaattaaaatatttattaatttattaaattttattattattattattaaaaataaaattgttatttaaaaattttatttaaatttatattttaaaaatattcataaattttgaaatttttatttttgtcctataattttatattttttaggtttaaagtTTAGTTTCTCCGCTCTCCTCGAGTTTAGAGatataaattatcatcttttttttatatacaatcaCATcccaactttttaaaaaatttaagtttcacCCCTCACTCTCTCCTAGTTTTCAGATCTCATATTCGACTATCATTCGCCATTTATAACAGTCAGCTCTTTCTCTCTCCTAATCGCTCTCCCTTCCTTCGTTAAAGCCAAAGACTATTGgtatgaaatttaaaactaaaggaGAGTGAAAgagtgaaattgaaattttaaaaaaattggaggTTGATAACTTTAGacttagaaaaaaaagttaattcgttaaatttaaaaaatatgagattgagacatagaaaaattttaaaatttaaagataattttataatcgagtttaaataataattttatttttgataataataataaaatttatatttgaatttttaaaaattagttagcACAAGATAGGTATACACTCAATCTTAGTTGGGAATTAGTTATTTATTCAAGAGTCATCGTCACTACTTATTTTGACGTTCAACATGATTCACATCCAACAAACCGTGTCTACTTAATTAAGTTGGTGGATTTGGACCCTTTTAACAAccatattcaaaatataatacaattttatccACCAATTTTCTCCTAATAAACAAgctaatcttttattaatccaACAATGAATACCCATGCAGCCACGGCAGTTTGTCGTTGACAATTTGAACAAATATCTACCATTGATCAGAGGCGGCTCTCATATCAGCCCTCCGATCTCTTCTTCCCCAAAAAAGCGCGTCCCTCCCTCTCGTGAGCGCGCGTTTCCTTTTGTCTTCCTCGCATCTGCTTGGAAGCAGGCTggtcataataattttttatttattttatttactcatattatgtgtataaatcaACGCATTATTCTCCTTAACTCTTCagcaacaaaattttgaatttttaagcaAGGGAGAAACAAAAACAGAGTGGATATGGCTGATGTAACTCAGGTCAACGGCGGAAGTCAAACGTCGGATTTCCCTGCCGTTCAGACGTACGGCGGCCAGTTCGTACAGTACAATATATTTGGGAACTTGTTTGAAATCACGGCCAAGTATCGTCCTCCGATCATGCCAATTGGTCGTGGCGCATACGGCATAGTTTggtatttgattcaatttatattgtatttatattcttatttttggaTGAGTATGTTACTAAAGAGTTCTTGTtttctaatttgaaatttatttaatttaattttgcagCTCGGTGCTGAATTCGGAGACGAATGAAATGGTTGCGATGAAGAAAATAGCGAACGCGTTTGATAACCACATGGATGCAAAGCGTACGCTTCGTGAGATTAAGCTTTTACGCCATTTGGATCATGAAAACGTGAGTGTTAATTTTGGTATTCTGTTGAACTGATTGCTGtttcatttgtttgtttatgtttgtGTAGTTGTATTTGTTTAATCTCATCGTCATATACAGTTTATGAGAAAGTTGTTAAGAGATTATAAGAAACTGCAGTTACTGCACTTTCGTTAGGTACATGActccttttttcttctaatttttttttttacgttaaCACAGAGCGAAACAAATACAATCTGTAGATATAAAAATGTTTGctgtaaagttttaaattttttttttttgggtaagtgtCCTGCCAGAAAGGGATACACCAATAATTTCATTCcggtattttatttctttcaataGCATTGTTACATATTCAGGATTAATTCTTATCTACcccagatatatatatatatatatatatatatatatatatatatatatatatatatatatatatatatattggtaagTATCTACCCCAgatattgaataataataatttgaatttctcagGTCGAATAATCTGAACTACCCCAGCTAACTTTATATTAGACCGTTTTAGAAGATGacacgtaaaaaaaaaaaaggtgattcATTTCGGTTTGATTCTGCCGTTAGAAGCTAAAGGTATCAGAGAAATTGAAGCTAAAAGCTGTTAGAAACTTCTTAGGATATTCCTGATATTTATCGTGAAATTGTTTCGGTACTTCTGTAAAGCTGAAACTTTTTGTTAAAGActgttgaattatatattatttgataagtTATGTAAATGCTTCTTGAAGCTAAATTGTTAATTGGTACTTATTGTATAACTTTATGCATGTAAATTTAAACAGGTCATAGCAATAAGAGATGTGGTTCCTCCACCCTTGCGGAGAGAATTCTCCGATGTATATATTGCCACAGAACTCATGGATACTGATCTTCACCAAATAATTCGCTCCAATCAAGCTTTATCCGAGGAGCATTGTCaggttttaatttgtttttctgaGTTTTTGAAACCTATTAATTGCTCATTTGTCTGATTTATGAAATTGACAGTTCCTTTTTGTCTATACGTTGCAGTACTTCTTGTATCAGATTCTTCGAGGACTTAAGTATATACATTCAGCTAATGTTATCCATCGTGATCTGAAGCCCAGCAATCTTTTGCTGAATGCAAACTGTGACTTGAAAATTTGTGATTTTGGTCTTGCTCGCCCAGCATCAGAGAATGAGTTTATGACAGAATATGTTGTCACAAGATGGTACAGAGCTCCAGAGCTATTGCTGAACTCTTCAGATTACACTGCCGCAATAGATGTTTGGTCTGTGGGTTGTATTTTTATGGAGCTTATGAACAGAAGACCTCTATTTCCAGGCAGAGATCATGTGCATCAGATGCGCTTATTAACTGAGGTAACTTATAAATTTATGCAAAGCATTAAGCAAGCAGATTTGCTGATTTTTAGTTTGGAAAGTTTGTGTTAAGgctcttaaaatttaaagttacaACCAATAGAAGAGATTTTTAGGATTCTGAAGTTGAAGTTTATTTCACAAAGTTTTGAAGTTGGAGGCTGATAGGGAGACTGACATTCCTAATACCCTCTGTTAGGTCTGTGTCTAGTCTTCATATTCGGGCCTTATATTATGTTCAGTATTGCAGTTGATTCAATATTGTATGACTGGAAGCATGATAATGGTTGTCATataaattccaaaattttgCTGTGTTATATCCTGATTGCTATTTGTTAGCAGAATCTTATGCATGATTTCATGATTTGTAGCTTCTCGGCACACCAACGGAGTCTGATCTGGGATTTGTCCGAAATGAGGATGCTAGAAGATATATCCAGCAACTTCAACAACATCCTCGTCAGCCATTAGCCCAAAATTTTCCACATGTTCATCCATTGGCTATGGATCTTGTAGATAGAATGTTGACATTTGATCCCACAAAAAGAATAACTGGTAAGTCTATTTTCTAAATCATCTATTTTGAAGCATTTGTGAACAAGATCAAAACTTTTCAACCTCGTATGTCTCATTTCCTATAATTtccacaaaattaaaaaatctttccttataaagaattaaaaattgcACTGTAGTATAGACTTCGTGGGTCATTTCTTAGTGGATTGCCATAAGAAACATCCTTTGGTCTCACAATTATATTAGTTGAAACTAGAATTAATGATCATTTATCATATACACAATTTTCCATATGTTTTATCACACTCTAATGTAAAGTTGTGTTTAAGCAGTTGAAGAAGCATTAGCCCATCCTTATCTTGCAAGATTACATGACATAGCAGACGAACCTGTCTGCCCAGAACCATTTTCCTTCGATTTTGAGCAACAATCCTTGGGAGAAGAGCAAATGAAGGACCTGATTTATAAGGAAGCCTTGGCATCCAATCCAGAGTATGCATAATGAGAAAGTAACTTTTATGCTCAGTTTAACTACCTATAAGTGGTTTGAAACTATCTGTTTGATCGCGGATTAGTGAAAAGATGACTTTGAACAAGAGATCAGAACGAGAAGAAAAAGACATTTCCAACAACAGAAAGTGTTCGTGGATCCAGTCCAGGGCTGACCAGctgttttatatttcattagGCCAGTCCCCTTGACAGCTCACATAGCTGCCCTTTACCTTAATATGTTACAGaggtttctttgtttttttcatttttgtttcttacACTATTTATTCTCTGTTATTAGTTGTAATTGAGTTTGTGATAATGTGTTGTGGATTGAATCAAATCTATCATAAATATAAGAATCAATTGGAATTTTTCTTTCtactaaatcaaatttccagCCGCTTACGAATTCAGAACCTTGTATTTTGGCTTGCATCAGCCATCAGTGAGATCAAGGTGAGGGCCGGTTAATGCTAATTTTGGTTGTTTGGTTgcacaaaaattttaaaaaacggCGTGCTTGTTGCTTGGTCAATGTTGGATGGTTAGAGAATTCAACATCGATGGCATTGACGATGCCCAAATTTCAAGATGTAGTTAGCAGTTGCGTCAATCTATTTCCTGTTATTGGAGCCATCGTCGCCTACTCTTTCTTTGCCTTGTTCTTTGTAATGTCATCATCGTCATCTGTCTCTTTGCTGGAAACTACTGTCAAGCACAACTCTGAAATGGGATCAATTGTGTGCGATAGTCTATAAGCAGGCATGGCTCTGGCGTCACGGGGGTCTGGCGGAACCCAACTTACTTTAGCGACAAGCGGAGCTAACCAATTTAATAAACCGCAGCATCATGAACTTGACACAAATGGTATTTCTTTGCGTGTTATACTTGTCTTGTAATTAGTGCCACAGCCATCATCCATATTGAGAATGTTAGTTGGAGATTGGGTTTTGTCCTTTGTGTTGTTGCTAACTTACTTGGTCAACAACACCTAAACAGCAAGAAGTGCAAATATtacaatagtttgatttacttaattgcTATCGTTTTAAGCTTCATGATTCTTCTAACATCGAGTTTTATGCAGGTGTCTGAACCGTCCAGTATTGATAAACGGGGGAGACATTTGATCCGATGGATTTGATCGCAAAGCCTTGGAGGTTACGCACATGTTAGCAAGTAGAAGGACGCTAAACTATTATCAGAAATTTCCCAGTAATGGTCTGAAAGTATACTCTTCAGCGCCACAATAGGAATTAAAGCAGCTTGACTATTCTTTAAGTTCTAACCATGGACTGTTACATAGGGCCACATTTTAAGATCCTAGCTGCATCGATTCTAGTCATCTATCAGAAATATTTGGTGTATGTTTTGTGTGGAAATTCTGGCCACATTGACTTGACTTGAATCCATCTCCTGTGGCGCAATATGTGTTTTCGCAGTCAAGTCATTTCCTATCACTCACTGTCATTTAAATCAGTCCATATTAATGGATTCCATCAAAGCACTATTCTATCACTTATTGTCTTGCAACTATTCTATCATATCCTGGAGCTGGGGTAAGTTCCATTGATCACTTGAAAGTTACGTAGTTGAgcattcaaaatgaaaatagttTCTGTAACCGGCTTTAAATTTGGTAAagtaaaacttttcttttttcgcACCTTTTTCTGGTTGTAGTAATTTCATTTTCCTATCTCTAACAACTTTTGCTGAGGGAAAGCCAGAAGTTACACAAAGGAAGGAGCAAGTGATCAAATAAAGTGAAAAAGTATTTGTTGTGGATATTAAGACTATCACTACAAAAGATCCAGCTGGGATTTTGAAATGTGACCCTAAATGCAATAGAGCTTGTAGAATTACCAAGCTAAGTTGAATacctatttttaaaaatatactgGATGACCATAGTGGGAATATTCTTATTAGAGTTTtgaaatcttctacttgctcaACTGTGCATACTTTCCATGGCCTTTTTATTGACTCATCTGCTCCAATATCTCCAGTTTTTTGTGTTGCGTGGTTCAGAATCCTGTATCAGAAGAAAGATAATTTATGTA belongs to Mangifera indica cultivar Alphonso chromosome 2, CATAS_Mindica_2.1, whole genome shotgun sequence and includes:
- the LOC123200457 gene encoding L-ascorbate peroxidase, cytosolic-like, with amino-acid sequence MSKNYPTVSAEYQMAVVKCIRKLRALIFEKNCAPIVLRLAWHSAGTIDVKTNFGAIRHPAELAHGANKGLDIAIRLLAPIKEQFPILSYADFYQLAGVVAVEVTGGPDIPFHPGREDKPEPPLEGRLPDATMSSDQLRYVFGAMSLSDRDIVALSGGHTLGRYHRERSGLEGPSTDNPLCFDNSYFKEIVGGQKEGLLQLPSYEALLTDPVFLLFEKYAADEDAFFADYAEAHLKLSELG
- the LOC123208838 gene encoding mitogen-activated protein kinase 3, which translates into the protein MADVTQVNGGSQTSDFPAVQTYGGQFVQYNIFGNLFEITAKYRPPIMPIGRGAYGIVCSVLNSETNEMVAMKKIANAFDNHMDAKRTLREIKLLRHLDHENVIAIRDVVPPPLRREFSDVYIATELMDTDLHQIIRSNQALSEEHCQYFLYQILRGLKYIHSANVIHRDLKPSNLLLNANCDLKICDFGLARPASENEFMTEYVVTRWYRAPELLLNSSDYTAAIDVWSVGCIFMELMNRRPLFPGRDHVHQMRLLTELLGTPTESDLGFVRNEDARRYIQQLQQHPRQPLAQNFPHVHPLAMDLVDRMLTFDPTKRITVEEALAHPYLARLHDIADEPVCPEPFSFDFEQQSLGEEQMKDLIYKEALASNPEYA